One part of the Vicia villosa cultivar HV-30 ecotype Madison, WI linkage group LG6, Vvil1.0, whole genome shotgun sequence genome encodes these proteins:
- the LOC131611030 gene encoding F-box/FBD/LRR-repeat protein At3g52680-like, with protein sequence MTPMASTEEDRISELPDSILCHILSFLPTELAVKTSVLSKRWKPIWLSVPTFNMFDYFSDHAVCSVMQSRDDNLPLLLFRLLCSDPEIFNSLIISATQRGVQTLEFDLLLVSLEMKTLSNILTCKTLTVLKLTMVSIKEYVPEINVSSSIKTLDLDSVHFKSEKHVISFFLAFPGVEELRTNKVCVYGKPKAILSTRGIIKYFPNLLRANISDTQLIPFFSHSKELVLNINKKPRLKNVQLPMFFNLTQMELVFKRWHSKWELIVKMLPQSPNLQHLIIHEEEKENKNGINDKNWEDPEIVPECLSSRLRTCLFRCYRGLKCDVKFVEYVMRNSKVLGIMTIQCSSSIDVNKKNEILQQLSVCPRGCKLLFD encoded by the exons ATGACTCCAATGGCTTCAACCGAAGAAGATAGGATTAGTGAACTTCCCGATTCAATTCTGTGTCACATTCTCTCTTTTCTCCCAACCGAATTAGCCGTAAAAACAAGCGTCCTCTCGAAGAGATGGAAACCAATATGGCTTTCTGTCCCCACTTTCAATATGTTTGATTACTTTTCAGATCATGCTGTATGCTCAGTCATGCAATCTCGTGACGACAATTTGCCATTACTATTATTCCGTCTACTATGCTCCGATCCTGAAATTTTCAATAGCCTTATCATCTCAGCAACACAAAGAGGTGTTCAAACCCTAGAATTTGACCTCTTGTTAGTATCTTTAGAGATGAAAACGCTTTCTAACATACTCACTTGTAAGACTCTCACCGTTCTTAAGCTGACAATGGTTTCCATTAAGGAATACGTTCCTGAAATAAATGTTTCTTCCtctatcaaaactcttgatttggATTCTGTCCATTTCAAATCTGAGAAACATGTAATCAGCTTTTTCTTAGCCTTTCCCGGTGTAGAGGAATTGCGAACAAATAAAGTATGCGTATATGGTAAGCCGAAAGCTATTCTATCAACAAGAGGGATTATTAAATATTTTCCCAACTTGTTGAGAGCTAATATTTCTGATACTCAACTTATTCCATTCTTTTCCCATTCCAAGGAACTTGTTCTCAATATAAACAAG AAACCGCGCCTCAAGAATGTCCAACTCCCCATGTTTTTCAATCTAACTCAAATGGAGCTGGTTTTTAAAAGATGGCATTCCAAGTGGGAGTTGATAGTAAAAATGCTTCCACAGAGTCCAAACCTTCAACATCTTATCATTCATGAAGAG gaaaaagaaaataaaaacggaATCAATGACAAGAATTGGGAGGACCCAGAGATTGTTCCGGAGTGTCTTTCATCTCGGCTAAGAACTTGTTTGTTTAGATGTTATAGAGGCTTAAAGTGTGATGTTAAATTTGTAGAATATGTTATGCGGAATTCAAAAGTATTAGGCATCATGACAATTCAGTGCTCATCTAGTATAGATGTAAACAAAAAGAATGAAATATTACAGCAATTATCAGTGTGTCCAAGGGGATGTAAACTTTTATTTGATTGA
- the LOC131608703 gene encoding transcription initiation factor TFIID subunit 10 — translation MNSNLPQSSSSEGREDDDSSLSEFLASLIDYTPTIPDELVEHYLAKSGFQCPDVRLTRLVAVATQKFVAEVAGDALQHCKARQAQIPKDKRDRQQKERRLVMTMEDLSKALREYGVNIRHQEYFADSPSTGMDPATRDE, via the exons ATGAATTCGAATCTGCCGCAATCGAGTTCTAGCGAAGGAAgggaagatgatgattcttcactcTCTGAATTCTTAGCTTCCTTGATCGATTATACTCCCACT ATACCTGATGAGTTGGTTGAGCATTACTTGGCTAAGAGTGGCTTTCAATGTCCTGATGTTAGATT GACTAGATTAGTAGCCGTTGCCACTCAGAAGTTTGTTGCAGAAGTTGCAGGCGATGCTCTCCA GCATTGCAAAGCAAGGCAAGCACAAATTCCAAAAGACAAAAGGGACAGGCAACAGAAG GAGAGACGCCTAGTTATGACAATGGAAGATCTATCGAAGGCACTACGTGAG TATGGTGTGAATATAAGGCACCAAGAATATTTCGCCGACAGCCCTTCTACTGGAATGGACCCTGCTACTCGAGATGAATGA